One window of the Natrinema sp. CBA1119 genome contains the following:
- a CDS encoding glycosyltransferase family 4 protein codes for MVIGTFRRLLRGSVITSSASAGGATAAGTTDSEPSLESTAATDEPLDICLLSYRSNPYSGGQGVYVKYLSRALTDLGHSVDVLSGKPYPDLDDDVGLVKLPGENIVDELDRLGQFEPSYLRDPLALYEWLSALTGGFPDPYVFGRQVVDYFEEHQPAYDVVHDNQSLCHGLHALRERGHPVVATVHHPITVDRDAALEAADDWTERLLIRRWYSFLRMQRDVVRDLPHVLTVSESAKHRTVTDFGADPESIRVVHNGIDTELFEPVDRAPDSEPDRPRVMTTVSADVPLKGTRHLLEAFAAVRETIDAELVVVGEFDEGGDCERLVSELGLADAIETHSEISYERMVELYGSADVAVVPSIYEGFGLPAGEALACGVPVVATTGGGLPEVVGDAGVLVEPGDSEALAGAVRDLLEDDDRRRTLGERGRERIVAEFDWDRAARETVQTYRNAIETREQGD; via the coding sequence ATGGTCATTGGCACGTTCAGACGGCTTCTTCGGGGGAGCGTTATCACGTCGTCCGCGTCGGCAGGGGGGGCGACGGCTGCGGGAACGACCGACTCCGAGCCGTCGCTCGAGTCGACCGCCGCGACCGACGAGCCACTCGATATCTGTCTGTTGAGCTACCGTTCGAACCCGTACTCCGGGGGACAGGGAGTCTACGTGAAGTATCTCAGCCGAGCGCTGACCGATCTCGGTCACTCGGTCGACGTGCTCTCGGGCAAGCCCTATCCGGACCTCGACGACGACGTCGGGCTGGTGAAACTGCCCGGCGAGAACATCGTCGACGAACTCGACCGACTCGGCCAGTTCGAGCCGTCGTACCTCCGCGATCCGCTCGCGCTCTACGAGTGGCTGAGCGCGCTCACCGGCGGCTTTCCGGACCCCTACGTCTTCGGCCGGCAGGTCGTCGATTACTTCGAGGAACACCAGCCCGCATACGACGTCGTCCACGACAACCAGTCGCTCTGTCACGGGCTCCACGCGCTCCGCGAGCGGGGCCACCCCGTCGTGGCGACCGTCCACCACCCGATTACCGTCGACCGAGACGCCGCCCTCGAGGCGGCGGACGACTGGACCGAGCGGCTGTTGATCCGCCGGTGGTACAGCTTCCTTCGGATGCAACGCGATGTCGTCCGGGACCTGCCACACGTCCTGACCGTCTCCGAGTCGGCCAAGCACCGCACCGTCACCGACTTCGGCGCCGATCCCGAGTCGATCCGCGTCGTCCACAACGGCATCGACACCGAGCTGTTCGAACCCGTCGATCGGGCTCCCGATTCCGAGCCCGACCGCCCGCGCGTGATGACGACCGTCAGCGCCGACGTTCCCCTGAAGGGGACCCGGCACTTGCTCGAGGCGTTCGCGGCCGTCCGCGAGACGATCGACGCCGAGCTCGTCGTCGTCGGCGAGTTCGACGAGGGGGGCGACTGCGAGCGGCTCGTCTCGGAACTGGGGCTCGCGGACGCGATCGAAACCCACAGCGAGATCAGCTACGAGCGGATGGTCGAACTCTACGGGAGCGCCGACGTCGCCGTGGTCCCCTCGATCTACGAGGGATTCGGCCTCCCGGCCGGCGAGGCGCTGGCCTGTGGCGTCCCGGTCGTCGCGACCACCGGCGGAGGGCTTCCCGAAGTGGTCGGCGACGCCGGCGTCCTCGTCGAACCGGGCGACTCGGAGGCGCTGGCCGGGGCCGTTCGCGACCTGCTCGAGGACGACGACCGCCGGCGTACGCTCGGCGAGCGGGGACGAGAGCGAATCGTCGCGGAGTTCGACTGGGATCGGGCCGCCCGGGAGACCGTACAGACGTACCGCAACGCTATCGAGACGCGCGAACAGGGGGACTGA
- the cysK gene encoding cysteine synthase A → MDGTAEPTADIDAVATVADLIGETPLLRLESVADNCVGKLEAANPYSVKDRIARAILDAAERAGALEPGGTVVESTSGNTGIGLAAVSAARGYDCVLTMPASMSTERRQLLGALGADLELTPAEDGMTGANERAESIVATREDAVMARQFENEANPTAHRETTGPEIWDATDGAVDAVVAGVGTGGTITGVSEFLKEAQGKHEVTSVAVEPAASPTLSECSTEGHEIQGIGPGFVPDILRTDLIDEVRAVEAADAKAAARKLGRTDGLLVGISSGAALAAAAEYASDHPDELVVVVLPDTGERYLSTALYDSDTDEY, encoded by the coding sequence ATGGACGGAACCGCCGAACCCACAGCCGACATCGATGCCGTTGCGACCGTCGCCGACCTGATCGGCGAGACACCGCTGTTGCGACTGGAGAGCGTCGCCGACAACTGCGTCGGGAAGCTCGAGGCGGCCAACCCCTACTCGGTCAAGGATCGGATCGCTCGAGCGATCCTCGATGCCGCCGAGCGAGCGGGCGCGCTCGAGCCAGGCGGCACCGTCGTGGAGTCTACCAGCGGCAACACGGGGATCGGGCTGGCTGCGGTCTCTGCCGCGCGGGGGTACGACTGCGTGCTGACGATGCCGGCCTCGATGTCGACCGAGCGCCGGCAACTCTTGGGGGCACTGGGGGCCGACCTGGAACTCACGCCCGCCGAGGACGGGATGACGGGCGCCAACGAGCGCGCCGAGTCGATCGTCGCGACCCGCGAGGACGCCGTCATGGCGAGGCAGTTCGAGAACGAGGCCAACCCCACGGCCCACCGGGAGACGACGGGACCGGAGATCTGGGACGCGACCGACGGCGCGGTCGACGCGGTCGTCGCGGGCGTCGGGACCGGCGGCACAATCACCGGCGTCTCGGAGTTCCTGAAAGAAGCGCAGGGAAAACACGAGGTCACGTCGGTCGCGGTCGAACCCGCCGCGTCACCGACCCTCTCGGAATGCAGTACCGAGGGTCACGAGATCCAGGGAATCGGCCCCGGCTTCGTCCCGGATATCCTCCGGACTGACCTCATCGACGAGGTCCGCGCCGTCGAGGCGGCCGACGCAAAAGCCGCGGCCCGGAAACTGGGCCGGACGGACGGACTGCTGGTCGGTATCTCTTCGGGTGCAGCGCTCGCGGCCGCCGCTGAATACGCGAGCGACCACCCGGACGAACTGGTTGTCGTCGTGCTTCCCGACACCGGCGAACGCTACCTCTCGACCGCTCTCTACGACTCCGACACCGACGAGTACTGA
- a CDS encoding glycosyltransferase family A protein has product MELSVVVSTLNDRERLLSCLDALTERTPSSTEVIVVNGPSSDGTTGVVRDRDDIDVLVEISERNSSVSRNAGLELATGEVVAFLDGEYAIDHSWYPAIDEAMAGATDVVTGPVTGGPASGDRQSSQQVAGRTVTHVHGGNVAFERSVLEALNGFDEYLEEASERDCAHRLAGLEYEVSWDAAMAARREIGTDGGEPIDMGRSASELRSDGGRADPDWGATYRSLSYRLAKNYGLRPSVLARTVGSALGEAAAGVRRLAAGEATPTGWVSDGTAVVTNVTRGLWDGVRARYGDRSSRRNPNGIAERHDRAVRVYDWR; this is encoded by the coding sequence ATGGAGCTCTCGGTAGTCGTCTCGACGCTGAACGACCGGGAGCGATTGCTGTCGTGTCTCGACGCCCTCACGGAGCGAACGCCGTCGTCGACGGAGGTTATCGTCGTAAACGGCCCATCCTCTGACGGGACGACCGGCGTCGTCCGCGACCGCGACGACATCGACGTCCTCGTCGAAATCTCCGAGCGGAACTCGAGCGTCTCCCGAAACGCCGGCCTCGAGCTCGCGACGGGCGAGGTCGTCGCCTTCCTCGACGGCGAGTACGCGATCGATCACAGCTGGTATCCGGCCATCGACGAGGCGATGGCCGGCGCGACGGACGTCGTCACCGGCCCCGTGACGGGCGGTCCCGCGAGCGGAGACCGGCAGTCATCCCAGCAGGTCGCCGGTCGAACGGTGACCCACGTTCACGGCGGCAACGTCGCCTTCGAACGGTCCGTCCTCGAGGCCCTGAACGGCTTCGACGAGTACCTCGAGGAAGCAAGCGAGCGCGATTGCGCACACCGTCTGGCCGGCCTCGAGTACGAGGTGTCGTGGGACGCGGCCATGGCCGCCCGCCGCGAGATTGGGACCGACGGCGGCGAGCCGATCGACATGGGGCGGTCCGCGTCGGAACTCCGTTCCGACGGCGGCCGGGCCGATCCGGACTGGGGAGCGACCTACCGGTCGCTGTCCTACCGATTGGCGAAGAACTACGGACTGCGACCGAGCGTCCTCGCCCGGACCGTCGGCAGCGCGCTGGGGGAGGCTGCCGCCGGCGTCCGTCGGCTGGCAGCGGGTGAGGCGACGCCGACGGGATGGGTATCCGACGGCACGGCCGTCGTCACGAACGTCACGCGCGGCCTGTGGGACGGCGTTCGAGCACGGTACGGGGATCGCTCGAGCCGGCGCAACCCCAACGGGATCGCCGAGCGCCACGACCGAGCGGTCCGGGTCTACGACTGGCGTTGA
- a CDS encoding diacylglycerol kinase family protein: MVSDEASDRVLVCNPVSGSGDHVDDVVELAADHGFEIRKTEEAGDAKRFAREGAPDADLVAAAGGDGTLNAVVNGVAAADALETTTVAVVPAGTGNNFAANIGVRGLEHAFTVIEDGRRRSIDVATANDRVFVNSCVGGITAEASSETTTESKAELGVLAYVKNTLETVGEFDSLPLRAETAAGPNGEAARAWEGDALFVLIGNCRRFTGARTAQADVEDGLLEVTIVEDAATTNLLGGAALEGLFDRDSAHIVRRRTPSLTIESRGDSVEYSLDGEMLETERLRLGTEPKALTIPVGDGYQPDPDEGELWPLETGTDR, encoded by the coding sequence ATGGTATCCGACGAGGCGAGCGATCGCGTTCTCGTCTGCAACCCCGTCAGCGGATCGGGGGATCACGTCGACGACGTCGTCGAACTCGCGGCCGACCACGGGTTCGAGATTCGAAAGACCGAGGAGGCCGGCGACGCGAAACGGTTCGCTCGAGAGGGTGCGCCCGACGCCGACCTCGTCGCCGCGGCCGGCGGTGACGGCACGCTCAACGCCGTCGTCAACGGTGTGGCAGCGGCGGACGCCCTCGAGACGACGACCGTCGCCGTCGTCCCGGCGGGGACGGGGAACAACTTCGCGGCGAACATCGGCGTTCGGGGGCTCGAGCACGCGTTTACGGTGATCGAAGACGGTCGCCGGCGGTCGATCGACGTCGCGACGGCGAACGATCGGGTCTTCGTCAACTCCTGCGTCGGCGGGATCACCGCCGAGGCGAGCAGCGAGACGACGACGGAGAGCAAGGCGGAGCTGGGCGTGCTCGCGTACGTGAAGAACACCCTCGAGACGGTCGGCGAGTTCGACTCGCTCCCGCTGCGAGCGGAGACGGCCGCGGGCCCGAACGGCGAGGCGGCGCGGGCGTGGGAGGGCGACGCGCTGTTCGTCCTCATCGGAAACTGTCGGCGGTTCACCGGCGCGCGGACCGCACAGGCCGACGTCGAGGACGGCCTGCTCGAGGTCACGATCGTCGAAGACGCCGCGACGACGAACCTGCTCGGCGGCGCGGCCCTCGAAGGGTTGTTCGACCGGGACAGCGCGCATATCGTCCGCCGTCGAACGCCGTCGCTGACGATCGAGAGCCGCGGAGACTCCGTCGAGTACAGTCTCGACGGCGAGATGCTCGAGACCGAGCGCCTGCGGCTGGGGACCGAACCGAAGGCGCTCACGATTCCCGTCGGGGACGGCTATCAGCCGGATCCGGACGAGGGGGAGTTGTGGCCGCTCGAGACGGGGACTGATCGGTGA
- a CDS encoding ABC transporter substrate-binding protein translates to MESTQQFDRSRRAFVAGGIAAGSAALAGCLGGDGNSEDGTGSYTVSMAPMGEIEFDAVPEDAMVTFAHYADMAVALSHGDAVNSLHAPEMSGSTMNKFYERLEGVSFDWEGLENPLEDGVTEEELYDYDSDVHFLDPSYVLTTQDDWDESTVEEIADTIGPWVGSYHSGVHSDPAPAYDDSYEYYTLWELFEKIAAVFQERERYEALKGVYEDTMSEIESNLPAESERPTVARATLGDGVFYTYNLNTPGFWQAETRPLGARDALADVEWSGDWGTVNYETMLDADPDVILHLWGITPTYAIDEVREEMESHSAGSELTAVQNDRVLASGMRYQGPIMNLFQLEMTAKQLYPEEFGEWPGYESGDSYPEIPADEQLFDRDRVANIVTTGSDDEE, encoded by the coding sequence ATGGAATCGACGCAGCAGTTCGATCGAAGTCGACGAGCGTTCGTGGCGGGGGGGATCGCAGCCGGGAGCGCAGCGCTGGCCGGCTGTCTCGGCGGGGACGGCAACTCGGAGGACGGAACCGGCTCGTACACGGTGTCGATGGCACCGATGGGCGAGATCGAGTTCGACGCCGTCCCCGAGGACGCGATGGTCACCTTCGCACACTACGCCGACATGGCGGTCGCGCTCAGCCACGGTGACGCCGTGAACTCGCTGCACGCTCCGGAGATGTCGGGATCGACGATGAACAAGTTCTACGAGCGACTCGAGGGGGTCTCCTTCGACTGGGAGGGCCTGGAGAACCCGCTCGAGGACGGCGTGACGGAGGAGGAACTCTACGACTACGATAGCGACGTTCACTTCCTCGATCCGTCGTACGTGCTGACGACCCAGGACGATTGGGACGAATCGACCGTCGAGGAGATCGCCGACACGATCGGCCCGTGGGTCGGCAGCTATCACAGCGGCGTTCACAGCGACCCGGCTCCGGCCTACGACGACAGCTACGAGTACTACACCCTCTGGGAGCTCTTCGAGAAGATCGCGGCCGTCTTTCAAGAACGGGAGCGGTACGAGGCGCTCAAGGGCGTTTACGAGGACACGATGTCGGAGATCGAGTCGAACCTACCGGCCGAGAGCGAGCGGCCGACGGTCGCACGCGCGACGCTGGGCGACGGCGTGTTCTACACGTACAATCTCAACACGCCCGGCTTCTGGCAGGCAGAGACGCGACCGCTCGGTGCTCGCGACGCGCTCGCCGACGTGGAGTGGTCGGGCGACTGGGGGACCGTCAACTACGAGACGATGCTCGACGCGGATCCGGACGTCATCCTTCACCTCTGGGGAATCACGCCGACGTACGCCATCGACGAGGTCCGCGAGGAGATGGAATCGCACTCCGCCGGCAGCGAGTTGACGGCAGTACAAAACGATCGGGTCCTCGCCAGCGGCATGCGGTATCAGGGCCCCATTATGAACCTCTTCCAGCTCGAGATGACCGCCAAGCAGCTCTATCCCGAAGAGTTCGGCGAATGGCCCGGCTACGAATCGGGCGACTCGTACCCGGAAATTCCGGCGGACGAGCAACTGTTCGATCGCGACCGGGTCGCGAACATCGTCACTACCGGAAGCGACGACGAGGAGTGA
- a CDS encoding bifunctional 2-polyprenyl-6-hydroxyphenol methylase/3-demethylubiquinol 3-O-methyltransferase UbiG encodes METIDFDRMTLTPGMRVLDVGCGEGRHVHAAALENVAEVVGLDLERESLAAARDDYGEYIAELSDVPVTFLSGDALRLPFEDGAFDVVCCTEVLEHIPDYEAAVDELRRVCAPGGTLAVSVPRAGPERVCWALSDDYHNVEGGHVRIFDREELRAAIERRGFRRVDGHFAHALHAPYWWLKCLWRERDERGEPPLPLRAYDRFLEWDVMESPRPVRLLEEALDPVLGKSVVYYFELEGRS; translated from the coding sequence ATGGAGACGATCGATTTTGATCGTATGACGTTGACGCCGGGGATGCGCGTCCTCGACGTCGGCTGCGGCGAGGGCAGACACGTTCACGCCGCCGCCCTCGAGAACGTCGCGGAAGTCGTGGGGCTCGACCTCGAGCGGGAGAGCCTGGCGGCCGCACGGGACGATTACGGGGAGTACATCGCCGAACTATCCGACGTGCCGGTCACCTTTCTCTCGGGGGACGCGCTCAGACTGCCCTTCGAGGACGGCGCGTTCGACGTCGTCTGCTGTACCGAAGTGCTCGAGCACATCCCCGACTACGAGGCGGCGGTGGACGAGCTCCGGCGGGTCTGCGCGCCGGGAGGGACGCTCGCGGTGAGCGTCCCTCGAGCGGGTCCCGAACGCGTCTGCTGGGCCCTCTCGGACGACTACCACAACGTCGAGGGCGGGCACGTCCGCATCTTCGATCGCGAGGAGCTACGGGCGGCCATCGAGCGCCGCGGGTTCCGGCGCGTCGACGGCCACTTCGCCCACGCGCTGCACGCCCCCTACTGGTGGCTCAAGTGTCTCTGGCGCGAGCGCGACGAGCGGGGCGAGCCGCCGCTGCCCCTGCGGGCTTACGACCGCTTCCTCGAGTGGGACGTCATGGAATCGCCGCGGCCGGTCCGCCTGCTCGAGGAAGCGCTCGATCCCGTGCTCGGCAAGAGCGTCGTCTACTACTTCGAGCTGGAGGGGCGGTCGTGA
- the carA gene encoding glutamine-hydrolyzing carbamoyl-phosphate synthase small subunit, whose protein sequence is MTEAYVALEGGHVLEGRGRASGTARGEIVFTTAYTGYEESLTDPSYEEQILTFSYPLIGNYGVREERFESDRVHPRAALAKEFTEDVVEWLESEGVPAVDHLDTREVVTDIRDGGAMKCGIAVGEDVTEEDALEQLEQCKAMSDHTDIGAQVSVDEPVVHGEDNDGETVALIDCGAKGSIISSLLERDATVHVLPYDASVADVEAVDPDLLFISNGPGDPVNFGQAITLVEAFVEDTPVAGICLGQQIVAEALGGSTEKMTFGHRGVNQPVLDLESDKVVMTTQNHGYTVAEPGEHLEITQINVNDDTPEGIDGIEYDVITRQYHPEANPGPEDTLDFFDDVLAMASGRAETQAVPADD, encoded by the coding sequence ATGACGGAAGCCTACGTCGCACTGGAAGGCGGCCACGTACTCGAGGGTCGTGGTCGCGCGTCAGGAACGGCTCGCGGCGAAATCGTATTCACCACAGCGTATACAGGCTACGAGGAGAGTCTGACCGACCCCTCCTACGAGGAGCAGATCCTCACGTTTTCCTACCCGCTGATCGGCAACTACGGCGTCCGAGAGGAGCGCTTCGAGTCCGACCGCGTCCACCCGCGCGCCGCGCTCGCAAAGGAGTTCACCGAGGATGTCGTCGAGTGGCTCGAGAGCGAGGGCGTCCCAGCCGTCGACCACCTCGACACCCGAGAGGTCGTCACCGACATCCGCGACGGCGGCGCGATGAAGTGTGGCATCGCCGTCGGCGAGGACGTCACCGAGGAAGACGCCCTCGAGCAACTCGAGCAGTGCAAGGCCATGAGCGACCACACCGATATCGGCGCACAGGTCAGCGTCGACGAACCGGTCGTCCACGGGGAAGACAACGACGGCGAGACGGTCGCCCTGATCGACTGCGGCGCGAAGGGCTCGATCATCAGTTCGCTGCTCGAGCGTGACGCGACGGTCCACGTCCTTCCCTACGACGCGAGCGTTGCCGACGTCGAGGCTGTCGACCCCGATCTCCTCTTCATCTCGAACGGCCCCGGCGACCCGGTCAACTTCGGGCAGGCGATCACGCTCGTCGAGGCATTCGTCGAGGACACGCCCGTCGCCGGCATCTGTCTCGGCCAGCAGATCGTCGCCGAGGCGCTTGGCGGCTCCACCGAGAAGATGACCTTCGGCCACCGCGGCGTCAACCAGCCCGTCCTCGACCTCGAGTCCGACAAGGTCGTCATGACGACCCAGAACCACGGCTACACAGTCGCCGAACCCGGCGAGCACCTCGAGATCACGCAGATCAACGTCAACGACGACACGCCCGAGGGGATCGACGGCATCGAGTACGATGTCATCACCCGCCAGTACCACCCCGAAGCGAATCCCGGCCCCGAAGACACCCTCGACTTCTTCGACGACGTGCTCGCCATGGCTTCCGGGCGAGCGGAGACGCAAGCGGTGCCGGCCGACGACTGA
- a CDS encoding NUDIX domain-containing protein — translation MSTPDEDLQHENAGQDVIAVDADDTELELVNRLDAHTGDGIRHRAFTSLVFDGEGNVLLAQRAPDKRLWGTYWDGTVASHPVEGQSQKEATRQRLEEELGISPDQYDDLRLTDRFEYKRYFENAGVEHEVCAVLQVTLTDRTLDPDEEEVAGLMWVPYERLHSNPEWYRQLRLCPWFEIAMRRDVR, via the coding sequence ATGAGCACGCCGGACGAGGACCTGCAACACGAGAACGCGGGACAGGACGTGATCGCCGTCGACGCCGACGACACCGAACTCGAACTAGTCAACCGACTCGACGCCCACACCGGCGACGGGATTCGACACCGAGCGTTCACCTCGCTCGTCTTCGACGGGGAGGGGAACGTCTTGCTCGCCCAGCGAGCGCCGGACAAACGCCTCTGGGGCACCTACTGGGACGGCACCGTCGCCTCCCATCCCGTCGAGGGCCAGAGCCAGAAGGAAGCGACCCGCCAGCGCCTCGAGGAGGAACTGGGGATTTCCCCCGACCAGTACGACGACCTGCGACTGACCGACCGCTTCGAGTACAAGCGCTACTTCGAGAACGCGGGCGTCGAGCACGAGGTCTGTGCCGTCCTGCAGGTGACGCTGACCGATCGAACGCTCGATCCCGACGAGGAGGAGGTCGCCGGCCTGATGTGGGTTCCCTACGAGCGACTTCACTCGAATCCGGAGTGGTACCGACAGCTCCGACTCTGCCCGTGGTTCGAGATCGCGATGCGCCGGGACGTGCGATAG
- a CDS encoding PHP domain-containing protein, with the protein MYSVDLHAHTRFFHGRRSLGDRFDPVGVRLLTEAAERRGLDGVATTNHDYYTAFDPAPDVETLPGIEITTDRGHVLVVGPDPPAATKPSALSPEEAVALAHDRDCAAIVAHPFRNSTVRELDDVPFDAIEVNGKHPRSRPLVEQLADDRDLPLIGGSDAHYPFEVGRAYTVVEADRLTPESIVDAIRDGRVSARVSRSGFDRLLRKGYRAIHNRKQVIDAIERPTPGVGKPPGEEPESDS; encoded by the coding sequence ATGTACTCGGTCGACCTCCACGCGCACACGCGATTCTTCCACGGGCGACGATCGCTCGGCGATCGATTCGACCCGGTCGGCGTCCGACTGCTCACCGAAGCGGCCGAACGCCGCGGACTCGACGGCGTCGCGACGACCAATCACGATTACTACACGGCGTTCGACCCCGCTCCGGACGTCGAGACGCTACCGGGGATCGAAATCACGACCGACCGCGGTCACGTCCTCGTCGTCGGTCCCGACCCGCCCGCGGCGACGAAACCCAGCGCGCTCTCTCCCGAGGAGGCGGTCGCGCTGGCCCACGATCGGGACTGCGCCGCGATCGTCGCCCACCCCTTCCGAAACAGCACGGTGCGGGAACTCGACGACGTCCCCTTCGACGCGATCGAAGTGAACGGCAAACATCCGCGTTCGCGGCCGCTCGTCGAGCAGTTGGCGGACGACCGCGACCTGCCGCTGATCGGCGGGAGCGACGCCCACTACCCCTTCGAGGTCGGTCGGGCGTACACGGTCGTCGAGGCCGATCGGCTCACGCCCGAGTCGATTGTCGACGCGATCCGTGACGGCCGCGTGAGCGCACGCGTCTCGAGGTCCGGGTTCGACCGGCTACTGCGAAAGGGGTATCGGGCGATCCACAACCGCAAACAGGTGATCGACGCGATCGAGCGGCCGACGCCGGGCGTGGGGAAACCGCCGGGCGAGGAACCGGAATCCGACTCGTAA
- a CDS encoding SIMPL domain-containing protein — protein MDRRQFLAASSIGLTTAVAGCAGSPLSSGDAGTEPDDEPGSNSDTAPESESSATDADGEISVSASGEVEAEPDRAIVSLGVEASGESAEAVTDALSSGAKALRAAFDDLEIPEENVEEGQYRVYPARGRNADGFEGRHSFRVAVAEVDRVGEVIDGAVEAGADDVGHVSFTLTEETRSELRKDAIDAALSNADEEAGHVADNRGVELEGTTAVTTGDVQVNSVRRETAATDDAASGGAPPTEIDAEPVSVSASVTVTYAFAA, from the coding sequence ATGGACCGACGACAGTTCCTCGCGGCCTCGAGTATCGGGCTGACGACAGCGGTGGCGGGCTGTGCGGGAAGCCCGCTCAGTAGCGGCGACGCCGGAACGGAACCGGACGACGAACCCGGATCGAATTCGGATACCGCTCCCGAATCTGAATCAAGCGCGACCGACGCGGACGGCGAAATTTCGGTCAGCGCCAGCGGGGAGGTCGAAGCGGAGCCGGACCGGGCGATCGTCAGCCTCGGCGTCGAGGCGTCCGGCGAGAGCGCCGAGGCCGTCACCGACGCGCTCTCGAGCGGTGCCAAAGCGCTTCGTGCAGCATTCGACGACCTCGAGATTCCCGAGGAGAACGTCGAAGAGGGACAGTACCGCGTCTACCCGGCACGTGGACGGAACGCCGACGGGTTCGAGGGAAGACACTCGTTCCGGGTAGCCGTCGCCGAGGTCGACCGCGTCGGCGAGGTCATCGACGGTGCGGTCGAGGCCGGTGCAGACGACGTAGGTCACGTGAGCTTTACGTTGACGGAGGAGACGCGGTCCGAACTTCGGAAGGACGCTATCGACGCGGCGCTTTCGAACGCCGACGAGGAGGCGGGGCACGTCGCCGACAACCGCGGCGTCGAACTCGAGGGGACGACGGCCGTCACGACCGGCGACGTGCAGGTGAATTCGGTTCGCCGCGAAACCGCAGCCACGGACGACGCGGCCAGCGGCGGGGCACCGCCGACGGAGATAGACGCGGAACCGGTCAGCGTCAGCGCCAGCGTGACGGTCACATACGCGTTCGCGGCGTGA
- a CDS encoding Lrp/AsnC family transcriptional regulator: protein MDDLDRQILDILRRDSRTPYTEIADEVGTSEGTVRNRVERMMDDDVIERFTISTRTGNVQAMLEISVAVDVDTKGVSERMAEWDEVDFVWMVSGEQDVVLVVDAADTRGVNDLITKARDQEEVVSTKTRLILDEELG from the coding sequence ATGGACGACCTGGACCGACAGATCCTCGATATTCTCCGGCGAGACTCCCGGACGCCGTACACCGAGATCGCCGACGAGGTCGGGACGAGCGAGGGGACCGTTCGCAATCGCGTCGAGCGGATGATGGACGACGACGTCATCGAACGCTTCACCATCTCGACCCGGACCGGAAACGTCCAGGCGATGCTCGAGATCAGCGTCGCGGTCGACGTCGACACGAAGGGCGTCTCCGAGCGGATGGCCGAGTGGGACGAGGTCGACTTCGTCTGGATGGTCTCGGGCGAGCAGGACGTCGTCCTCGTCGTCGACGCCGCGGACACGCGCGGGGTCAACGATCTCATTACCAAGGCCCGCGATCAGGAGGAGGTCGTGAGCACGAAGACGCGACTGATTCTGGACGAGGAGCTCGGGTAG
- a CDS encoding class I SAM-dependent methyltransferase translates to MKGQEWYQADDIAEEYDDKRFSRGGQLIDRREKAAVLESIMPVEDKKVLEIACGTGRFTVMLAHQGADVVGLDISAAMLQQGRRKARNADIAGTLEFLRGDAGRLPFPDDHFDTVIAMRFFHLADDPEAFLAEMRRVSRDQIVFDTFNRFSSRSIYNWALPMGSRLYSKSEVAVLLAKTDLTLVDVEDDFLLPYGLYRSIPNGLASPLRALDNAVGELPITDHFASVSYWNARVR, encoded by the coding sequence GAATACGACGACAAGCGATTCTCCCGGGGCGGTCAGCTGATTGACCGGCGGGAGAAAGCGGCCGTCCTCGAGTCCATCATGCCCGTCGAGGACAAGAAGGTCCTCGAGATCGCCTGTGGTACCGGGCGGTTTACGGTCATGTTGGCCCATCAGGGAGCCGACGTGGTGGGACTGGACATCTCGGCGGCGATGTTACAGCAGGGACGACGGAAGGCCCGGAACGCGGACATCGCGGGCACGCTCGAGTTCCTCCGGGGTGACGCGGGACGGCTCCCCTTCCCGGACGATCACTTCGATACCGTCATCGCGATGCGGTTTTTCCACCTTGCGGACGATCCGGAGGCGTTCCTGGCGGAGATGCGACGCGTCTCCCGCGATCAGATCGTCTTCGACACGTTCAACCGATTTTCGTCGCGGAGCATCTACAACTGGGCGCTCCCGATGGGGTCGCGACTCTACTCGAAGAGCGAGGTCGCGGTTCTGCTCGCGAAGACGGATCTGACGCTCGTCGACGTCGAGGACGACTTCCTCCTCCCCTACGGGCTATACCGATCGATTCCCAACGGCCTCGCGTCGCCGCTGCGCGCGCTCGACAACGCCGTCGGAGAACTACCGATCACCGACCACTTCGCGTCGGTGTCGTACTGGAACGCACGCGTTCGCTGA